One region of Haloprofundus salilacus genomic DNA includes:
- a CDS encoding DUF7388 family protein, giving the protein MKALTDESVLSHTGIDAVALKPAECDVRRAADLSAATVAIDYEGADHLPETEILETLAETADVRLTTPVRADGFDPLGDDSRVADLPESVGRVLVAGHAAYLSEDERRRAVAPRLKAARETAPKAWVGTEGIERIALAAGGTQYELLSRTTDRDVRALRAAGYDGEIALYAPTVLADDEDEILDAVGGYVARRRPVARALPEGCETDSRATGRAREVLSKASRDYALVGAPETVRERVAALESLGVDTVVGYPARGIGEFL; this is encoded by the coding sequence ATGAAAGCGCTCACCGACGAGTCTGTACTCTCGCACACTGGCATCGACGCCGTCGCACTGAAACCCGCCGAGTGCGACGTGCGCCGCGCCGCCGATCTCTCGGCGGCGACGGTCGCAATCGACTACGAAGGGGCCGACCACCTGCCCGAGACCGAGATTCTCGAAACGCTCGCCGAGACGGCCGACGTTCGACTCACGACGCCGGTCCGCGCCGACGGCTTCGACCCCCTCGGCGACGACTCACGCGTCGCCGACCTCCCAGAGAGCGTCGGCCGCGTCCTCGTCGCCGGCCACGCCGCCTACCTCTCCGAGGACGAGCGGCGCAGAGCGGTCGCCCCCCGACTGAAGGCGGCCCGCGAGACGGCCCCCAAGGCGTGGGTCGGCACCGAGGGCATCGAGCGCATCGCGCTCGCCGCCGGCGGAACGCAGTACGAACTGCTCTCGCGGACGACCGACCGCGACGTGCGGGCGCTGCGCGCCGCGGGCTACGACGGCGAGATCGCGCTGTACGCGCCGACCGTCCTCGCCGACGACGAGGACGAGATTCTCGACGCCGTCGGGGGCTACGTCGCCCGCCGCCGTCCCGTCGCGCGGGCGCTACCCGAGGGCTGCGAGACGGATTCGCGCGCGACGGGGCGCGCTAGAGAGGTCCTCTCGAAAGCCAGTCGCGACTACGCGCTCGTCGGCGCGCCCGAAACTGTTCGCGAGCGGGTCGCCGCGCTCGAATCGCTCGGCGTCGACACCGTCGTCGGCTACCCCGCCCGCGGCATCGGCGAGTTCCTGTAG
- a CDS encoding glycosyl transferase family 2, with product MEYVQERIATLHDLTDPAPSAPTDRAAVVLPMTEREYAGLAAERVLTELERVDPARVVVALRASADRVGPFAEWLSEYDLSLSVLWCDGPRLSSLLADEGLNGRRGKGRDVWLALGQALEEEFVVVHDADTKTYSRTYVSRLLFPLAHGYEFSKGYYARVENGRLYGRLFRLFYAPLVAALAEEHRDAPILDYLSAFRYALAGEFAATTDVARRLRVQRTWGLEVGTLGDAFSLAGFDNSAQVDLGSYEHDHRAVGGPTGLSEMSQSVGAALLLAVEDHGVEPVYGTLPERYRETARRFVRQYAADAAFNGLGYDRSAESEQVECYADAIVAPCDDDRLPAWADAPVSPGTVADLAEADLREVTG from the coding sequence ATGGAGTACGTCCAGGAGCGAATCGCGACGCTCCACGACCTGACCGACCCCGCGCCTTCGGCCCCAACCGACCGCGCGGCCGTCGTGTTGCCGATGACCGAGCGCGAGTACGCCGGTCTCGCCGCCGAACGCGTCCTCACGGAATTGGAACGCGTCGACCCCGCCCGCGTCGTCGTCGCGCTTCGCGCGTCGGCCGACCGGGTCGGCCCGTTCGCCGAGTGGCTGTCCGAGTACGATCTGTCGCTGTCGGTGTTGTGGTGCGACGGCCCGAGGCTCTCGTCGCTTTTAGCCGACGAAGGACTGAACGGCAGGCGCGGGAAAGGTCGCGACGTCTGGCTGGCGCTCGGCCAGGCGCTCGAAGAGGAGTTCGTCGTCGTCCACGACGCCGACACAAAGACGTACTCGCGGACGTACGTCTCGCGGTTGCTGTTCCCGCTCGCGCACGGCTACGAGTTCTCGAAAGGCTACTACGCCCGCGTCGAGAACGGCCGTCTCTACGGGCGGCTGTTTCGGCTGTTCTACGCGCCGCTGGTCGCCGCGCTCGCCGAGGAACACCGAGACGCGCCGATTCTCGACTACCTCTCGGCATTCCGCTACGCGCTCGCCGGGGAGTTCGCGGCGACGACCGACGTGGCGCGCCGTCTGCGCGTCCAGCGAACGTGGGGGCTCGAAGTCGGAACGCTCGGCGACGCGTTCTCGCTCGCCGGGTTCGACAACAGCGCCCAGGTCGACCTGGGGTCGTACGAACACGACCACCGAGCGGTCGGCGGTCCGACCGGTCTCTCCGAGATGAGTCAGTCGGTCGGCGCGGCGCTGTTGCTGGCAGTCGAGGACCACGGCGTCGAACCGGTGTACGGGACGCTCCCGGAGCGGTACCGGGAGACCGCTCGCCGATTCGTCCGACAGTACGCGGCCGACGCGGCGTTCAACGGTCTCGGCTACGACCGGAGTGCCGAGAGCGAACAGGTCGAATGCTACGCGGACGCCATCGTCGCACCCTGCGACGACGACCGACTGCCCGCGTGGGCGGACGCTCCGGTTTCGCCCGGGACGGTCGCCGACCTCGCCGAGGCCGACCTGCGGGAGGTGACGGGATGA
- a CDS encoding NUDIX hydrolase, translating to MDLSGVARHEATAVEGATRQAAVVAPVLFRNGDPHLLFTKRADHLGEHPGQMSFPGGGREPSDADLTATALREAREEIGLRPEEVELVGRLDDIETSTDYSVRPFVGRVPDREYVPDEREVAEIAVLSVADLTDLGNYESEHREHPTYGPIRVHFFRVEGYTVWGATGRMVVQLLELTTDWRAPAEPDRVVDPDADYPV from the coding sequence ATGGATCTGAGTGGGGTGGCGCGGCACGAGGCGACCGCCGTGGAGGGAGCGACGCGGCAGGCGGCGGTCGTCGCCCCCGTGCTGTTCCGGAACGGCGACCCGCATCTACTGTTCACGAAGCGGGCCGATCACCTCGGCGAGCATCCCGGGCAGATGAGCTTTCCCGGCGGCGGCCGCGAACCGAGCGACGCCGACCTCACGGCGACGGCGCTACGCGAGGCCCGGGAGGAGATCGGACTGCGCCCCGAGGAGGTCGAACTCGTCGGCCGACTGGACGACATCGAGACGAGCACGGACTACTCGGTCCGGCCGTTCGTCGGGCGCGTGCCGGACCGCGAATACGTCCCCGACGAGCGGGAAGTCGCCGAAATCGCGGTGCTGTCGGTCGCCGACCTGACGGACCTCGGCAACTACGAGTCCGAACACCGCGAACATCCGACGTACGGGCCGATTCGCGTCCACTTCTTCCGCGTCGAGGGGTACACGGTCTGGGGGGCGACCGGTCGGATGGTCGTCCAACTGCTGGAACTGACGACCGACTGGCGAGCGCCCGCCGAACCCGACCGGGTCGTCGACCCCGACGCCGACTACCCCGTATAA
- a CDS encoding NAD(P)/FAD-dependent oxidoreductase, translating into MRVAVVGGGAVGLTAAYDLAARDIDVTLFERGEYDAARSDASATPADGSSARAAGVLYDAYAEDIDAEIGGRALERFREFSGDDGFEFRQCPYVMVAREGDEAAADAMATSVERMRVHGREVSVVDPEELGDRFPLRTDDMLAAAVAENAGWTDPASYVSAMAAKARHAGVAFETGRSVGLSVDPPGVVDSGGRRTERRDDGATREFDAVLVATGAQTKRLFAEAGVAVPMKPYRVQALTGREAYDGPMVYDATAGVYFRPHPIGVLAGDGTVPVEANLDEWNRDADDWFVDDIRAALTERADYDLDVAQAWAGLCAATPDGDPLLGELREGVFVAAGWQGHGFMRAPATGEAIAKQILGEDGGIASFDPRRFSGDETFEVREGMALD; encoded by the coding sequence ATGCGCGTCGCCGTCGTCGGCGGCGGCGCGGTCGGTCTCACCGCCGCGTACGACCTTGCGGCACGCGATATCGACGTGACGCTGTTCGAGCGCGGCGAGTACGACGCCGCGCGTTCCGACGCGTCGGCGACGCCCGCCGACGGCAGTTCGGCGCGCGCGGCGGGCGTCCTCTACGACGCCTACGCCGAGGATATCGACGCCGAAATCGGCGGGCGGGCGCTGGAGCGCTTCCGCGAGTTCTCCGGCGACGACGGCTTCGAGTTCCGACAGTGCCCGTACGTGATGGTCGCCCGCGAGGGTGATGAGGCGGCGGCCGACGCGATGGCGACAAGCGTCGAGCGGATGCGCGTCCACGGCCGGGAGGTGTCGGTCGTCGACCCGGAGGAACTCGGCGACCGCTTCCCGCTCCGGACAGACGACATGCTTGCGGCCGCCGTCGCCGAGAACGCGGGGTGGACGGATCCGGCGAGTTACGTCTCGGCGATGGCCGCGAAAGCCCGGCACGCGGGTGTGGCGTTCGAGACGGGGCGTTCCGTCGGCCTCAGCGTCGACCCGCCGGGCGTCGTCGACAGCGGCGGTCGGCGGACAGAACGACGCGACGACGGGGCGACGAGGGAGTTCGACGCCGTCCTCGTCGCCACCGGGGCACAGACGAAACGGCTGTTCGCGGAGGCTGGCGTCGCCGTTCCTATGAAGCCGTATCGCGTACAGGCGCTCACCGGGCGCGAGGCGTACGACGGCCCGATGGTGTACGACGCGACGGCGGGCGTCTACTTCCGCCCGCACCCGATCGGAGTGCTGGCGGGCGACGGCACCGTCCCGGTCGAAGCCAACCTGGACGAGTGGAACCGCGACGCCGACGACTGGTTCGTCGACGACATCCGGGCCGCACTGACCGAACGCGCCGACTACGACCTCGACGTGGCGCAGGCGTGGGCGGGACTCTGTGCGGCGACGCCCGACGGCGACCCGCTGCTCGGCGAACTGAGAGAGGGCGTGTTCGTCGCCGCCGGGTGGCAGGGTCACGGGTTCATGCGCGCGCCGGCGACCGGCGAGGCGATTGCGAAGCAGATACTCGGCGAAGACGGTGGAATTGCGTCGTTCGACCCGAGGCGCTTTTCGGGCGACGAGACGTTCGAGGTTCGAGAAGGGATGGCGCTCGACTGA
- a CDS encoding DUF7109 family protein, producing the protein MSRTYDELAGVVDLFGALTHAELAAALDELAYKQGSETDVEALSEAVDAAIEEYYLVEYVATADDRSVETSDPGRRAGEEETFVTVGPAAFPSIPTNAEDLPHILDVPRREVDRTALGEQVRERLAAEVEAAAEDDDEERLERLYDVTYDLDAWASVETDAIREQLVTLLQD; encoded by the coding sequence ATGAGTCGAACGTACGACGAGCTCGCGGGTGTCGTCGACCTGTTCGGCGCGCTGACGCACGCGGAACTGGCGGCCGCGCTCGACGAACTCGCGTACAAACAGGGCTCGGAAACGGACGTAGAGGCGCTCTCGGAGGCTGTCGACGCTGCCATCGAGGAGTACTACCTCGTCGAGTACGTCGCGACCGCCGACGACCGGAGCGTCGAGACGAGCGACCCGGGACGGCGCGCCGGCGAGGAGGAGACGTTCGTCACGGTCGGTCCCGCGGCGTTCCCCTCGATACCGACGAACGCCGAGGACCTCCCGCACATTCTCGACGTTCCGCGGCGCGAAGTCGACCGGACCGCGCTCGGCGAACAGGTCCGCGAACGCCTCGCCGCCGAAGTCGAGGCGGCAGCCGAGGACGACGACGAGGAGCGCCTCGAACGCCTCTACGACGTGACGTACGACCTCGACGCGTGGGCGTCGGTCGAGACCGACGCGATACGTGAGCAACTCGTCACGCTTCTTCAAGACTAA
- a CDS encoding DUF7559 family protein: MPATLEVACTSPDCEMDMFELHYTYDMPNDVGVSDFVCPYCQQTDCLDAIEL; this comes from the coding sequence ATGCCCGCGACGCTCGAAGTAGCCTGCACCAGTCCCGACTGTGAGATGGACATGTTCGAACTCCACTACACGTACGACATGCCCAACGACGTCGGCGTCAGTGACTTTGTCTGTCCGTACTGCCAGCAGACCGACTGCCTCGATGCCATCGAACTATGA
- a CDS encoding DUF429 domain-containing protein gives MNDGYQLPERVYGVVFDAHAREAGERSWFVEANVTEQSLRIVDCAPVAERFGVSPYRPDTVAALVSFVAGLDGRCAVGLDFPFGLPKAVVPERRWRRFVDQLPDWFSGPEDMAKRCRMHARLVTDGAESSVLRATEEPLSAVAAYDERLCAETFYGIRDLLRPLVLTDTARIVPMQLPREGRPLVLETYPAGTLDTLRYREREESADDAPTPAFVLDNLADRAVELSSSVRERVRDGGDGALEAVVAAFATFRNAVDPANLRMTDELPSVEGYIYV, from the coding sequence ATGAACGACGGGTATCAGCTTCCCGAGCGCGTGTACGGCGTCGTGTTCGACGCGCACGCCCGAGAGGCGGGGGAACGGAGTTGGTTCGTCGAAGCGAACGTGACGGAGCAGTCGTTGCGCATCGTCGACTGCGCCCCGGTAGCAGAGCGGTTCGGCGTCTCCCCATACCGACCCGACACCGTCGCCGCGCTCGTCTCGTTCGTCGCCGGTCTCGACGGCCGGTGCGCCGTCGGACTCGACTTCCCGTTCGGACTTCCGAAGGCGGTGGTCCCTGAGCGACGGTGGCGACGCTTCGTCGACCAACTCCCCGACTGGTTCTCCGGGCCCGAGGACATGGCCAAGCGCTGTCGAATGCACGCTCGCCTCGTCACCGACGGCGCGGAGTCGAGCGTGCTCCGCGCGACCGAGGAACCGCTGAGCGCCGTTGCCGCCTACGACGAGCGACTCTGTGCGGAGACGTTCTACGGCATCCGCGACCTGTTGCGACCGCTCGTGCTGACCGACACCGCGCGAATCGTCCCGATGCAACTGCCGCGCGAAGGCCGCCCGCTGGTCCTGGAGACGTACCCGGCCGGAACGCTCGACACGCTCCGGTATCGCGAGCGAGAAGAATCAGCCGACGACGCTCCGACGCCGGCGTTCGTGTTGGACAACCTCGCCGACCGAGCCGTCGAGTTGTCCTCGTCGGTTCGAGAACGCGTCCGCGACGGCGGCGACGGCGCCCTCGAAGCGGTCGTCGCCGCGTTCGCGACGTTCCGCAACGCCGTCGACCCCGCGAACCTCCGGATGACCGACGAGCTCCCGTCGGTCGAAGGCTACATCTACGTTTGA
- a CDS encoding formate/nitrite transporter family protein yields MNDSDSERSDRTDSVREAVDRSKSGAPAAGAVMRDRFSSDEVFQRIVAAADEEITSGKRELFFSGLAAGFAITITFLLYVSVSTATGEDPILSALLYPLGFIYIIIGGYQLYTENTLPPVALTLERLASVPALLRHWLIVLTGNFAGAAIGAAVLTWSGVFSPEAATVATHISEHGLQTPWWDLFFKAIFAGLIVAGVVWVVYASRDTISRLVVVYMAFLSVPLGGLFHVVVSFTEMMYLVFGGELAVFTGFTQFVLPVLLGNTIGGIALVTVVNYFQTSEHRLESARFEGANRQLSIREWMFGGLVGRSYVPLINTATAPALGEGDDYRLMVPIANPRTELRLVEFACKLASRNDSATVHLVHIVQMPGRAARGYGRNQRERIAAESEAQLAEARETVERYDVGCETSTVVSHRSFEEIFSIAARTRADLVLMGWGGNELWSAARAERPLDELANKLPCDFLILSDRDLDTSRVLLPTAGGPDSDLSAEVARKLRTTDGSEASLLHVVDGEDEREKGQQFLDRWAAEHDLGDAELIVDDSGDIEGAIAREAADHTLVIVGATERGLLSRLVAGSLNLDVLSNLDCSVLLAERPSERSILKRLFGR; encoded by the coding sequence ATGAACGACTCCGACTCCGAGAGGTCCGACCGGACGGACTCGGTGCGAGAGGCGGTCGACCGTTCCAAGAGCGGCGCACCTGCTGCCGGCGCGGTCATGCGGGACCGCTTTTCTTCCGACGAAGTGTTCCAGCGAATCGTCGCCGCGGCCGACGAGGAGATAACCTCGGGGAAACGAGAACTGTTCTTCAGCGGTCTCGCGGCGGGGTTCGCCATCACGATCACGTTTCTGTTGTACGTCTCCGTGTCGACGGCGACGGGCGAGGATCCGATTCTGAGCGCGCTGCTCTACCCGCTCGGCTTCATCTACATCATCATCGGCGGCTACCAACTCTACACGGAGAACACCCTCCCGCCGGTCGCACTGACGCTCGAACGCCTCGCCAGCGTCCCGGCGCTGTTACGCCACTGGCTCATCGTCCTCACGGGCAACTTCGCCGGCGCCGCAATCGGCGCGGCGGTGCTCACCTGGAGCGGCGTCTTCTCGCCGGAGGCGGCGACGGTGGCGACGCACATCTCCGAGCACGGTCTCCAGACGCCGTGGTGGGACCTGTTCTTCAAAGCCATCTTCGCCGGACTCATCGTCGCCGGCGTCGTCTGGGTCGTCTACGCCTCCCGCGACACGATATCCCGACTCGTCGTCGTCTACATGGCGTTTCTCTCGGTCCCGCTCGGCGGCCTGTTCCACGTAGTCGTCTCCTTCACCGAGATGATGTATCTCGTCTTCGGCGGCGAACTCGCCGTCTTCACCGGCTTCACCCAGTTCGTCCTCCCGGTACTTCTCGGCAACACCATCGGCGGTATCGCGCTGGTGACCGTCGTCAACTACTTCCAGACGAGCGAGCATCGCCTCGAATCGGCCCGGTTCGAGGGGGCGAACCGCCAACTCTCGATTCGTGAGTGGATGTTCGGCGGACTGGTCGGGCGCTCCTACGTCCCGCTCATCAACACCGCCACGGCCCCGGCGCTCGGCGAGGGCGACGACTACCGGCTGATGGTACCCATCGCGAACCCGCGCACCGAGTTGCGACTCGTGGAGTTCGCCTGCAAACTCGCCAGCCGGAACGACTCCGCGACCGTCCACCTCGTCCACATCGTCCAGATGCCGGGACGGGCGGCCCGCGGCTACGGGCGCAACCAACGCGAGCGAATCGCCGCGGAGTCCGAAGCGCAACTCGCGGAGGCCCGCGAGACGGTCGAGCGGTACGACGTCGGCTGCGAGACGTCGACCGTCGTCTCGCACCGCTCCTTCGAGGAGATATTCTCCATCGCCGCCCGCACGCGCGCTGACCTCGTCCTGATGGGCTGGGGGGGCAACGAGCTCTGGAGCGCCGCTCGCGCAGAGCGCCCGCTCGACGAGCTGGCCAACAAACTCCCCTGCGACTTCCTCATCCTCTCTGACCGCGACCTCGACACCTCGCGCGTCCTCCTGCCGACCGCGGGCGGACCGGACTCCGACCTGAGCGCCGAAGTCGCGCGGAAGCTTCGCACGACCGACGGCTCCGAGGCGAGCTTGCTGCACGTCGTCGACGGCGAAGACGAACGCGAGAAGGGCCAGCAGTTCCTCGACCGGTGGGCCGCCGAACACGACCTCGGCGACGCCGAACTCATCGTCGACGACTCCGGCGACATCGAGGGCGCTATCGCTCGCGAGGCCGCTGACCACACGCTCGTTATCGTCGGCGCGACCGAGCGCGGCCTGCTCTCGCGGCTCGTCGCCGGGTCGCTCAATCTCGACGTGCTCAGCAACCTCGACTGCTCCGTGTTGCTTGCCGAACGGCCGAGCGAGCGCAGCATCCTCAAGCGACTGTTCGGTCGGTAG
- a CDS encoding Hsp20/alpha crystallin family protein, with product MNDLREIGESVANAVVERVGRGFGHVQERKPLSYDLLESDDSYLVVFDAAGASKSDVQVRFVDTEVQVRIDRFREFHDGYEMRFPGRGLSLDGKAKLPNDATVDAESATATVTKHGTLRVYIPKAEEGKNVAVEEETAATGVDARATGGETNVVEEKPTEEEAKEAATAQSADESDAAGTDDTDDEDDASAAGTDATASTESMLDEEAAAEDPDARLEPAEAAGQPTDESMDEIDDEFVEQAEARDEDEDDENRN from the coding sequence ATGAACGATCTGCGAGAAATCGGCGAGTCGGTGGCCAACGCCGTCGTCGAACGGGTCGGCCGCGGATTCGGCCACGTCCAGGAACGAAAACCGCTCTCGTACGACCTGCTCGAGAGCGACGACAGCTATCTCGTCGTCTTCGACGCAGCCGGTGCGAGCAAGAGCGACGTGCAGGTCCGCTTCGTTGACACCGAGGTCCAGGTCCGAATCGACCGGTTCCGCGAGTTCCACGACGGCTACGAGATGCGATTCCCCGGCCGCGGTCTTTCGCTTGACGGGAAGGCAAAACTCCCAAACGACGCCACCGTCGACGCCGAGTCAGCAACGGCGACGGTGACGAAACACGGCACGCTCCGCGTCTACATCCCGAAGGCCGAGGAGGGCAAGAACGTCGCCGTCGAGGAAGAAACGGCGGCCACGGGCGTCGACGCCCGCGCGACCGGTGGTGAGACGAACGTCGTCGAGGAGAAACCGACCGAGGAGGAGGCGAAGGAGGCGGCGACCGCGCAGTCGGCGGACGAGAGCGACGCCGCCGGCACCGATGATACCGACGACGAGGACGACGCCTCTGCCGCAGGGACCGACGCGACGGCCTCCACCGAGTCGATGCTCGACGAGGAGGCGGCGGCCGAAGACCCCGACGCGCGACTCGAACCCGCCGAGGCGGCGGGTCAACCGACCGACGAGTCGATGGACGAAATCGACGACGAGTTCGTCGAACAGGCCGAAGCCCGCGACGAGGACGAAGACGACGAGAACCGTAACTGA
- a CDS encoding aldo/keto reductase translates to MATASGTWGYRDRFGDSFGRTYFRRFGPGVVSSIGVGTYLGDPTDAVDDRYREALVEAFESGINLVDTAINYRCQRSERVVGRALGEAAVERDEVVVATKGGFLPFDGERPSDPSAYVREQFVEPGLVDVDDLARGSHCISPDFLDTMLDRSLENLGVDSVDCYYVHNPETQLTVRDADAVYDQLEAAFEGLEERRKAGDIGGYGVATWEAFRVPPEHPNHLSLPEVAARADCAADAAGNEESGLLAVQLPFNVEMADAFTAAVHKREGERVSALEFAHDVGLSVFASASLKQGNLVTGIPEAVAAEVEGDSTTQRALNFARSAPAVTAALVGTRSRKHVAENVAAGTFDPLGAKAFDAVFE, encoded by the coding sequence ATGGCTACCGCGAGCGGCACGTGGGGATATCGGGACCGCTTCGGCGACAGTTTCGGTCGGACCTACTTCCGCCGGTTCGGTCCCGGCGTGGTGTCGAGCATCGGCGTCGGCACGTACCTCGGCGACCCGACCGACGCCGTCGACGACCGCTACCGCGAGGCGCTCGTCGAAGCGTTCGAAAGCGGCATCAACCTCGTCGACACGGCGATTAACTACCGCTGTCAGCGGAGCGAGCGCGTCGTCGGCCGCGCGCTCGGCGAGGCCGCGGTGGAGAGAGACGAAGTTGTCGTCGCCACGAAAGGCGGCTTTCTCCCGTTCGACGGCGAGCGTCCGAGCGACCCGAGCGCGTACGTCCGCGAGCAGTTCGTCGAGCCAGGTCTCGTCGACGTCGACGACCTCGCCCGCGGCAGTCACTGCATCAGTCCCGATTTCCTCGACACGATGCTGGACCGGTCGCTCGAAAATCTCGGCGTCGACAGCGTCGACTGCTACTACGTCCACAACCCCGAGACGCAGCTGACCGTCCGCGACGCCGACGCCGTCTACGACCAATTAGAAGCCGCATTCGAGGGACTCGAAGAACGGCGAAAAGCGGGCGATATCGGCGGTTACGGCGTCGCGACGTGGGAGGCGTTCCGCGTGCCGCCGGAGCATCCGAACCACCTGTCGCTGCCCGAGGTCGCGGCGCGCGCCGACTGCGCCGCCGACGCCGCCGGCAACGAGGAGTCGGGACTGCTCGCGGTGCAACTGCCGTTCAACGTCGAGATGGCCGACGCGTTCACCGCGGCGGTCCACAAACGCGAAGGCGAGCGGGTGAGCGCGCTGGAGTTCGCCCACGACGTCGGACTCTCTGTGTTCGCCAGCGCCAGTCTCAAGCAGGGCAACCTCGTCACCGGGATTCCCGAGGCGGTCGCCGCGGAGGTAGAAGGAGACTCGACGACGCAGCGCGCGCTCAACTTCGCGCGGAGCGCGCCCGCGGTGACGGCGGCGCTCGTCGGGACACGGAGTCGAAAGCACGTCGCCGAGAACGTCGCCGCCGGAACGTTCGACCCACTGGGCGCGAAGGCGTTCGACGCCGTCTTCGAGTAG
- a CDS encoding HVO_0758 family zinc finger protein, which produces MKSTRKGLREGELGKDTYGRLACEECEETLKKRNDPDEVFSVRTCPDCGREWKEL; this is translated from the coding sequence ATGAAATCCACCCGGAAGGGTCTGCGCGAGGGAGAACTCGGCAAAGACACGTACGGGCGTCTCGCGTGCGAGGAGTGCGAGGAGACGTTGAAGAAGCGTAACGACCCCGACGAGGTGTTTTCGGTCCGCACGTGCCCCGACTGCGGCCGCGAGTGGAAAGAGCTGTAA